A region from the Silene latifolia isolate original U9 population chromosome 7, ASM4854445v1, whole genome shotgun sequence genome encodes:
- the LOC141589942 gene encoding protein FAR-RED IMPAIRED RESPONSE 1-like, with product MAEQSNGYVNIGASFTEFKNFKKNIKCYIGDKDADMFLDYLKGLSESQDGFYFAYVVDEDKYLARNFWADTHSVTFATALVDHENDVSFIWVFKKFLDCMGNKEPQCILTDKDPAIKLGVCSVFKKVRHRYYMWHIMKKLTDKVGLQICKETDFVERICAFVWDTDLEPLEFKEKWSQVISDFELNNNTWLTYMYGKRHKWIRAYFRDLTLGCLLKTTQRSENKNSFFKRFESIDDTLVQFWLHFQSAMEQQRYNQKFLDVASDSALP from the exons ATGGCGGAACAATCAAATGGGTATGTCAACATCGGTGCATCTTTCACGGAATTCAAGAACttcaaaaaaaatattaaatgttaCATAGGTGACAAGGATGCTGACATGTTTCTCGATTATTTGAAGGGGCTCTCTGAGTCACAAGATGGCTTTTACTTTGCTTATGTAGTTGATGAGGATAAATATTTGGCTAGAAACTTTTGGGCAGACACACAT TCGGTGACTTTTGCTACTGCACTTGTCGATCATGAGAACGATGTGTCATTCATTTGGGTGTTTAAGAAGTTCCTTGATTGTATGGGCAACAAAGAACCTCAGTGCATTCTTACTGATAAAGATCCAGCAATTAAACTCGGAGTATGTTCTGTATTCAAGAAAGTAAGACATCGCTACtacatgtggcatataatgaaaaaaCTGACCGATAAAGTGGGGTTACAGATTTGTAAGGAGACTGACTTTGTTGAGCGAATATGTGCATTTGTTTGGGATACTGACTTGGAACCCTTAGAGTTTAAAGAAAAATGGTCTCAAGTGATTAGTGACTTTGAGTTGAATAATAATACTTGGTTGACATACATGTATGGCAAAAGGCACAAATGGATACGTGCTTACTTTAGGGATTTGACTTTAGGCTGTCTTTTGAAAACAACACAAAGATCAGAGAATAAAAACAGTTTTTTTAAAAGATTTGAGAGCATAGATGACACACTTGTTCAATTTTGGTTGCATTTTCAGAGTGCAATGGAACAACAACGCTATAATCAGAAATTTCTTGATGTTGCAAGTGACAGCGCGTTGCCATAG